A DNA window from Arachis hypogaea cultivar Tifrunner chromosome 18, arahy.Tifrunner.gnm2.J5K5, whole genome shotgun sequence contains the following coding sequences:
- the LOC112772335 gene encoding probable serine/threonine-protein kinase At1g54610, with protein sequence MGGMCCKPSAIEDSKESPRERLSGKAVSDLRVARGASSRREESYRVKDRYDSNDPRVGLIDKQGNGAVRVQADNFERKREKMEYVVAPHPAIGTVPKAMEGEHVAAGWPSWLAAVAGEAIKGWLPRRADSFEKLDKIGQGTYSNVYRARDLEQRKIVALKKVRFDNLEPESVRFMAREIHILRRLDHPNVIKLEGLVTSRMSCSLYLVFEYMEHDLAGLASHPGLKFTEAQVKCYMQQLLRGLDHCHNCGVLHRDIKGSNLLIDNNGILKIADFGLASFFDPNQIQPLTSRVVTLWYRPPELLLGATYYGTAVDLWSTGCILAELYAGKPIMPGRTEVEQLHKIFKLCGSPSEDYWRKSKLPHATIFKPQQPYRRCVSETFKDFPAPAIQLIETLLSIDPADRGTAASALRSEFFSTKPLPCDPSILPKYPPSKEFDAKVRDEEARRQGAAGNKGQKHDHERRGARESRAVPAPDANAELVSSMQKRQSYANSQSRSEKFNPHPEEVASGFPIDPPRPSQAAEVSADPQVHQHKRASHSGPLTHRAAWAKAGKNQDDAPKISMGGGGDLSTISGLVAARRSMLSDDRRERSGSSQVEAPKIISRFPGSFKEPSESLMQQDQKHHAHAPQKEEGRVNNKDPVLVGYGSKGPKIHYSGPLLVPSSNMDQMLKDHDRQIQEAVRRARLDKAKMRRLQAEGNQITNSLFVSGR encoded by the exons ATGGGGGGCATGTGTTGCAAGCCCTCTGCCATTGAGGACAGTAAGGAGAGTCCGAGGGAGCGTTTATCGGGCAAGGCCGTGTCGGATTTGCGTGTAGCTAGGGGAGCTTCATCGAGGAGGGAGGAATCGTATCGAGTGAAGGATAGGTACGATAGCAATGATCCGAGGGTTGGATTGATTGATAAGCAAGGGAACGGAGCCGTTCGTGTGCAAGCTGATAATTTTGAGAGGAAGAGGGAGAAAATGGAATATGTTGTAGCTCCACATCCGGCAATTGGTACCGTTCCCAAGGCCATGGAAGGAGAGCATGTTGCAGCTGGATGGCCCTCATGGCTGGCTGCAGTGGCTGGAGAGGCTATCAAAGGATGGTTGCCTCGGCGTGCAGATTCTTTTGAGAAGTTGGATAAA ATTGGCCAAGGAACTTATAGTAATGTTTATAGAGCTCGTGATCTTGAACAAAGAAAGATTGTTGCTCTGAAAAAAGTGAGGTTTGATAATCTTGAGCCTGAGAGTGTTCGCTTCATGGCAAGGGAAATTCACATTCTGCGTAGGCTTGATCATCCAAATGTCATAAAATTGGAAGGCTTGGTTACATCTAGGATGTCATGCAGCTTATACCTTGTTTTTGAGTACATGGAACATGACTTGGCTGGGCTCGCATCACATCCAGGACTGAAGTTTACAGAAGCACAG GTTAAATGTTACATGCAGCAACTTCTACGTGGACTTGATCACTGCCACAACTGTGGAGTTCTCCACCGCGACATTAAGGGTTCCAATCTTTTGATTGACAATAATGGAATCTTGAAGATTGCAGACTTTGGTTTAGCAAGCTTTTTTGATCCCAATCAAATTCAACCATTGACAAGCCGAGTTGTCACGCTTTGGTATCGGCCGCCAGAGCTTTTACTTGGAGCCACTTACTATGGCACCGCTGTAGACTTATGGAGCACGGGTTGCATACTTGCCGAGCTGTATGCCGGCAAGCCAATAATGCCTGGAAGAACTGAG GTGGAGCAATTACATAAAATTTTTAAGCTTTGCGGTTCACCATCTGAGGATTATTGGAGAAAGTCAAAGTTACCTCATGCGACAATATTTAAGCCTCAACAGCCCTATAGGCGTTGTGTTTCTGAAACATTCAAGGACTTTCCTGCACCTGCAATACAACTGATAGAGACCCTTTTATCCATAGATCCTGCTGATCGTGGAACTGCAGCATCTGCTTTAAGGAGTGAG TTCTTCTCAACGAAACCTCTTCCTTGCGATCCTTCAATCTTACCAAAGTATCCGCCTAGCAAAGAGTTTGATGCTAAAGTAAGGGATGAAGAGGCTAGAAG GCAAGGAGCAGCAGGAAACAAGGGACAGAAACATGACCATGAGAGAAGAGGTGCAAGAGAATCACGAGCCGTACCTGCACCAGATGCCAATGCTGAACTTGTCTCTTCAATGCAG AAGAGACAAAGTTATGCCAATTCTCAAAGCAGGAGTGAGAAGTTTAACCCTCACCCAGAAGAAGTTGCTTCTGGATTTCCCATTGATCCTCCTAGGCCATCACAAGCTGCAGAAGTCAGTGCGGATCCCCAGGTTCATCAGCATAAAAGAGCCTCCCATTCAGGTCCGCTGACTCACCGTGCTGCGTGGGCTAAAGCCGGGAAGAACCAGGATGATGCTCCGAAGATTTCAATGGGGGGTGGTGGCGACTTATCAACAATATCTGGCTTAGTTGCGGCTAGAAGAAGTATGTTGTCTGATGATCGGAGAGAAAGGTCTGGATCGTCGCAAGTGGAAGCTCCAAAAATAATAAGCAGGTTCCCAGGATCCTTCAAAGAGCCCTCTGAATCATTGATGCAGCAGGATCAGAAGCATCATGCACATGCTCCTCAAAAGGAAGAAGGGAGAGTCAACAACAAAGACCCAGTTCTT GTTGGTTATGGCTCCAAGGGTCCTAAAATTCATTATTCTGGTCCATTGCTAGTTCCATCAAGCAACATGGACCAGATGTTGAAAGACCACGACCGCCAAATTCAAGAGGCGGTTAGACGAGCTCGCCTAGACAAGGCGAAGATGAGGAGACTCCAAGCTGAAGGCAACCAGATAACCAATTCATTATTCGTTTCTGGGCGTTGA